One Clavelina lepadiformis chromosome 1, kaClaLepa1.1, whole genome shotgun sequence genomic region harbors:
- the LOC143468971 gene encoding UDP-GlcNAc:betaGal beta-1,3-N-acetylglucosaminyltransferase 7-like: MANIFLTFFSRRWTLAIIVCLAVFFLVDMTTRYNARMGILTYKIKWEPPFKHHIRIGENSSETVGEGMNQSTITLPIDKTRQTTPGTATSSQSQKGLKKLELNKTVHLIRYELHKPVNQTTTTTTTTKTALETVAKETAPPKKWENSTIPGIKSMDTDLSLPPPVPVRADSKEPILHYSQKRDYPLLISHDEKCGSSKKLSDMKLSNFDYENDVFLLLVVKSACALKSRRDAIRVTWGNEDWAKENLHVNVRRVFLLGACQDEKLQGTLIAEDRKYNDILQWDFFDSFRNLTLKDCLFLQWITRNCQNVPYIFKGDDDVFVNVKNIVQHLKDLPLEKRSELFVGSVLNGSPRILIPSWKYYVSYNLYPDKFYPPYVSGGGFVMSTPLAVKLFQASLFRRIIPIDDAFLGILLKMIGVAPKNDRGFKSWGMKKTDPCRMAKIKTFHKMLPEQLIKTWKDFIHLDISTCSDETNDVLNTQHK, encoded by the exons ATGGctaatatatttttaacatttttttctcgACGATGGACACTTGCCATAATTGTTTGTCTGGCCGTATTTTTTTTAGTCGACATGACAACACGCTACAACGCTAGGATGGGTATCCTCACATACAAGATTAAGTGGGAACCGCCATTTAAACATC ATATTCGAATTGGAGAGAACAGCAGTGAAACTGTTGGTGAAGGCATGAACCAGTCAACAATTACACTACCAATAGATAAGACGAGACAAACGACACCCGGCACGGCCACGTCATCACAATCCCAGAAAGGTCTCAAAAAACTAGAGCTAAACAAAACGGTGCATCTAATAAGATATGAACTACATAAACCTGTCAATCAAACCACCACCACTACTACTACTACAAAAACAGCACTCGAAACCGTGGCAAAAGAAACGGCACCTCCAAAGAAATGGGAAAATTCCACAATACCCGGCATTAAAAGCATGGACACTGATCTCAGCCTTCCCCCTCCGGTTCCAGTGAGAGCTGACTCCAAAGAACCCATTTTGCACTACAGTCAAAAGCGTGATTATCCTCTGCTGATCTCCCATGACGAGAAATGCGGTTCCAGTAAAAAGCTTTCAGACATGAAACTGAGCAACTTTGATTACGAAAACGATGTTTTTCTCTTGCTGGTTGTTAAATCCGCTTGTGCGCTAAAATCAAGACGAGATGCTATTAGAGTGACATGGGGAAATGAAGACTGGGCAAAAGAAAACTTACATGTAAATGTAAGAAGAGTCTTTTTACTTGGTGCTTGTCAAGACGAAAAACTTCAAGGGACATTAATAGCAGAAGACAGAAAATACAATGACATTTTGCAATGGGACTTTTTTGATAGCTTTAGAAATTTAACTCTTAAGGATTGCCTTTTTCTTCAGTGGATAACCAGAAATTGCCAAAATGTCCCTTACATCTTCAAAGGTGACGATGATGTGTTTGTAAACGTAAAAAATATTGTGCAACACTTAAAAGATCTTCCCCTTGAAAAGCggtcagaactttttgtagGATCCGTTCTGAATGGAAGTCCGCGCATTCTTATTCCATCTTGGAAGTACTATGTTAGTTACAATTTATATCCCGACAAATTCTATCCGCCTTATGTATCCGGAGGCGGATTTGTGATGAGTACTCCTCTTGcagtaaaactttttcaagcATCTCTCTTTAGAAGAATTATTCCTATCGACGACGCATTTCTTGGAATTCTGTTAAAAATGATTGGTGTGGCACCAAAGAACGACAGAGGATTCAAGAGTTGGGGAATGAAGAAGACGGATCCGTGTCGaatggcaaaaattaaaacatttcacaaaatgtTGCCGGAGCAACTTATTAAGACTTGGAAAGACTTTATACATTTAGATATATCAACATGTAGTGACGAGACAAACGACGTTTTAAATACACAGCACAAATGA